The stretch of DNA TGGCAACAGCAGAATATGGAATCGCTGAACCTGGAAATTCACGTGCTTTCATGGAGTCTTCTGTCCAGAAATATGGAGTTGTATCTCTTACAGTAAGGGCAAAATTTGCACCTAAATCAGTAGATTGGAATACATAATTATCTGCATAATCATGTCTCACACTGACCCATATTTGTTGTTGATTAGTTGTAATTGTTCTCACAAAAAGATGTTTATCATCATTAATCTTGTTTTTAAAATCATATAAAGTATCTGCTTTGAATTGACAAAACAATAATCCAAAGGAAAATGAAATTTGTATCAAAATAATTAAAAGGAATTTCATATTAGCCTCGTATAAATTAAAATTTTAAGAGAACCCAGCCCATTAGACTGGGTCCTCTTTTTAAAAGAAGTTCAAATACCTCAATATTTGATGAATTTTCCATTTTCAACTATTAAATTAGATTCATCAATTACGCGATAAAAATAAATACCTTTCAATAAATCAAAATCAGGATTTAAGTTTGAAGATATTTTTATTGAAGAGATTAATCTACCGTTTATATCAAATATATGAAGTAGATGACCATCGAACTTTTGATTCATCCTTTCGAACAAATTGTCATACTCAACATTCACAAAATCAGTACCACATCCAAAAATAGACCTTTTTTCCGGCGGACCTTCCTCTAAATTTATTGATCTTCCCCCAGTTTTGTGTACACAAATATAAGAGATTATTTGTTACTAAAAAATTGTTGTTCAAATTCTAGCGGAGATAAATAATTCAAACTGGAATGCATCCTATGTCTGTTATAGAACACTTCAATATACTCGAATATCATCATCTCAGCTTCACTCCTTGTTTTAAATCGTGTTTGGTAAACTAATTCCATTTTTAATGTATGGAAAAATGTTTCTGTTATTGCATTGTCATAACAATTGCCTTTTCTACTCATACTTTGCGATATATGATTATTTTCAAGCAGATTGCGTACCTCGTTGCTTGCGTATTGCACACCTCTATCTGAGTGAAAAATCAATCCTTGCTTGGGCTTCCTTTCCGTGATTGACTTTTCTATCGCAGAATGTACAAACGCTTTGCTTAATCTTGTGTCAACTCGCCAGCTGATTATCTGTCTTGTAAATATGTCAATTACAACGACTAGATAAAGCCAGCCTTCTCGTGTCCAGATATATGTTATATCCGATGCCCATACTTTATTTGGGCTTATTGTTGTAAAATTCTGTTTTAATTGATTCTCAGCCACCGGAAGACTATGATTTGAATTGGTAGCTGCTTTAAATTCTCGCTTTACGACTGATTTTAAAGATTGCTCTCGCATCAGTCTTGCAACCTTGTTCTTACCTATCATGATGCCTTTTACGACGCAATGCCTGTGTTATTCTGGGCGACCCGTAAACTCATATTCTTTTCAAATATCTCCTTTATTTCTTTATTAATTAATTTGTCTGCATTCTTCGATTGCTTGTTTCATCTTTGCTTGTATTTATAGTACCCAGCTCGTTGATACTCCTATTGCCCGGCATATTCTCAATACTGCATATTCTGAGCAGTGCTTTTCCACAAAGGAGTATTTATCTTCTATTCTTTTGAAAATATGCCGAGTGCTTTTTTTAATATGTCTCGCTCCTCTTTTAAAACCCGATTCTCTCGCTTA from Candidatus Kapaibacterium sp. encodes:
- a CDS encoding IS3 family transposase — encoded protein: MIGKNKVARLMREQSLKSVVKREFKAATNSNHSLPVAENQLKQNFTTISPNKVWASDITYIWTREGWLYLVVVIDIFTRQIISWRVDTRLSKAFVHSAIEKSITERKPKQGLIFHSDRGVQYASNEVRNLLENNHISQSMSRKGNCYDNAITETFFHTLKMELVYQTRFKTRSEAEMMIFEYIEVFYNRHRMHSSLNYLSPLEFEQQFFSNK